Genomic window (Chryseobacterium sp. H1D6B):
AATTGTTGCAAGAAATCCTGAAGTTCCTGTTGACGAAATTGAAGATGTTATTTTGGGATGTGCCAACCAAGCCGGTGAAGATAACCGTAACGTAGCAAGAATGGGGCTTTTATTGGCTGGACTTCCTTACAAAATAGGAGGTGAGACAGTGAACAGACTTTGTGCTTCAGGAATGTCTGCAGTAGCAAATGCATTCAGATCGATCGCAGCGGGGGAAGGTGAAATTTATATCGCAGGCGGGGTAGAGCATATGACACGCTCACCTTATGTAATGTCAAAACCTAGCGCAGCTTTCGGAAGAGACAGTCAGATGTTTGATACTACTTTCGGATGGCGTTTCATCAACCCGAAAATGAAAGAACTGTATGGGGTAGACGGAATGGGTGACACCGCTGAAAACTTAGCAGATATGCATAACATCAGCAGAGAAGATCAGGACAAATTTGCCCTTTGGTCCCAGCAGAAAGCCACAAAAGCTCAGGAAAGCGGAAGACTGGCAGAAGAAATTGTGAAAGTAGAAATTCCTCAGAAAAAAGGAGAACCTAAGATTTTTGCTCAAGACGAATTCATCAAACCAGAATCTTCCATGGAAGGACTGGGAAAACTTCGTCCCGCTTTCAGAAAAGAAGGAACAGTAACAGCCGGAAATGCTTCTGGAATGAATGACGGTGCAGCTGCTCTTATTCTGGCAAGTGAAGAAGCCGTGAAAAAATATGGTTTAAAACCAAAAGCTAAGATCCTAGGATCATCAGTAGCTGGTGTAGAGCCTAGAATTATGGGAATCGGCCCAGTAGAAGCAACACAGAAGCTTTTAAAAAGACTAAACCTTTCTTTAGAAGATATGGATGTGATCGAACTTAACGAAGCTTTTGCAGCCCAGTCTTTAGCAGTGACAAGAAGCTTAGGATTAAAAGATGACGATTCAAGAGTAAATCCAAACGGAGGCGCTATTGCAATCGGACACCCGCTTGGGGTTTCTGGAGCTAGAATTATCGGTTCTGCAGCATTGGAGCTTCAAAAACAAAATAAAAAATATGCGTTGTGTACACTTTGTATCGGAGTCGGACAAGGATATGCAATGGTTATTGAGAAAATGTAAGAATTCAAAAAAATGTATCAATATACAAGTCTTTTGTCATTCTGAGCACAGCAAAGAATCTCTATTGATAAATTATTACATTGATACATTATTAAATTAAATAGTATGAATATCTACTCATATCACGGAATCCGTCCTATCATCAAACCCTCTGCTTACATTCATCCGCAGGCGGTGATTATCGGGAATGTAGAAATTGGTGAAGAAGTTTATATCGGTCCAAATGCGGTAATCCGTGGTGACTGGGGCAAAATTATTATAAAAGACGGTGCCAACGTTCAGGAAAACTGTACCCTTCATGTATTTCCGAATATTGAAACAATTCTTGAAGAATCTGCACATATCGGGCACGGGGCTATTATTCATTCCGGACACATCGGAAAAAACTGTCTGGTAGGAATGAATGCTGTAGTAATGGATAAAGCAGTGATCGGTGACGAATGTATCATTGGAGCTTTGGCTTTTGTTCCGGCTAATTTCAAGTGTGAAGCGAGAAAATTGATCGTAGGAAGCCCAGCAAAAGTGATCCGTGATGTTTCAGATGACATGATCCACTGGAAGACACAGGGAACCAAATTATATCAGGAACTGGCAAGAGAAGGGAAGGAAGCTATCCTGCCTTGTGAACCATTTTCAGAATTTGTTCAGCAGATACCAACTAAAATTGTAGATTACAGTATCTGGGATGACATAAAATGAGCTATTTCATGCCTGCATTTTATACTTTAAGATGCAGGTATTTCAAAAAACACACAAATGAAGAAAAAGAATAAATGGCAAATACAGAAAATTTTGAATGCGGATATGTATATCATATTTATACCCATGCGAATGGTGACGATTTAATTTTTCGGGATGATGGAAACTATAACTTTTTTTTAGATAAACTTTTAAAATACATTGTTCCAATAGCTGACGTATACGCTTATTGTTTAATGCCTAACCATTTTCACTTATTGATAAGGTTTAAAGATCTGGAACAAATAACCAGTGAGAATGAGCATAAATATTTAATGAAACAGTTCAGTAATTTATTAAATAGTTATGCAAAAGCCTATAATAAAAGATATAACAGGAGGGGTGCTCTTTTTCTTGATTTTTTGAAACGTAAAAGAGTTAATGACGAGAAGTATTTGACCAAATTATTTACATTATATTCACAATAATCCTGTGAATCATGGTTTTGTTGAAGATATTAATCAATGGAAATATTCATCTTACCATTCCTATATTAATTTATCTAAAGCAAGCAAAATTAAAAGAGAGGAAATGATAAAATATTTTGATACAATTGAAGACTTTGTAGGTTATCATAAATCAAATGTAGAGTATGGATTTATATTTGAAACAGAGTAAAAGTTAATAGAATCAATAATAAAATAAACCTTATAGGTTTTTAAAACCTATAAGGTTTAGAATAAAGAATAAAGTATGATTAAAAGAATTCTCATCGTATGCAGTATTCTGTTTGTATTCAAATTTGCAGTATCAGCACAGACTGAAGCTGTAAAACCTCTTACGATTGGTGAGATCAGAACTTTAAAATCTAAAGTTCTCAATGAAGAAAGAATCTTAAATATTTATCTTCCTCAAGGTTTTGATAAAACAAAATCATATCCTGTAATTTATCTTCTAGATGGAAGTATGAATGAGGATTTTATTCATGTTTCAGGACTTGTGCAGTTTTTTAATCAAATGTATGCAATGCCTGAAACTATTGTAGTGGGAGTTGCCAATGTCGATAGAAAAAGAGATTTTACTTTCCATACGGATTTGAAAGACCTTCAGAAAGAGTATCCTACAACAGGACATTCAGATCAATTCATCAGTTTTCTTGAAAAAGAACTGAAACCTTTTATTGAAAAAAAATATAAGACTACTGACAAATATTTATTCGGACAGTCTTTAGGAGGACTTTTAGCAGTAGAAATCCTGCTTAAAAAACCTGAAATGTTTGATAACTATTTTATCATCAGTCCAAGTTTATGGTGGGATGATGAAAGCCTTTTAAAGCAGGCTCCGCAACTACTGTCTAAATCACCTGACATTAAGAAATTTGTTTATATTTCTGTAGGAAAAGGAGAACATCCGGTAATGGTAAAAGATGCAGAATCAATGTATGAAGTCCTTAAAAACTCAAATAAGAAAAATTGGACAGTAGAATATAAAATGATGGAAGGAGACAATCATGCTACTATTCTACATAGAAGTCTGTATGAGGGATTAGTGAAATTATTTCCTTATAAGGAGCCTAAATAATGATATAAACTTAATTGAAGCATCATGAAATATTTATTTTTTGCCGTTTTCTTTTCTGCTTTAGTGAATTGTCAGACACAGGACAAATCAATTAATGTAAAACTTAAAAATGAGCTTGCGAAAATTGATCACGATGATCAGATCTACCGTGAACTTATGCAGAGGGATATTTCACCTGAACACCGGCTGCAGATCATGAAAGAAAAAAATCTTACCGAAGAAGATGCCACTACAGGATTAAGTGCTTTAATGACAATTAAGGATGATAAAAATCTTGCCAGAATTGAGGAAGTCATTAAAAAATATGGATATCCAGGGAAATCTTTAGTAGGTGAGCCGGAAAATAGAACTGCATGGCTGGTTATTCAGCATTCACCAAAAATAAATCAATATCTGCCTTTAATTAAAAAAGCGGCAGATGATAAAGAACTTCCTTTCAAGTTGTACGCGATGATGCTTGACAGACAGCTGATGTATGAAAATAAAGAACAGATCTA
Coding sequences:
- a CDS encoding DUF6624 domain-containing protein; this encodes MKYLFFAVFFSALVNCQTQDKSINVKLKNELAKIDHDDQIYRELMQRDISPEHRLQIMKEKNLTEEDATTGLSALMTIKDDKNLARIEEVIKKYGYPGKSLVGEPENRTAWLVIQHSPKINQYLPLIKKAADDKELPFKLYAMMLDRQLMYENKEQIYGTQGSYLNIMKDGKPEMLNLIWPIKDADQVNEKRKEAGFDKTVEEYAKVIFGKDFIYKKYTLSEVLELKKGRKK
- a CDS encoding transferase hexapeptide repeat family protein; this translates as MNIYSYHGIRPIIKPSAYIHPQAVIIGNVEIGEEVYIGPNAVIRGDWGKIIIKDGANVQENCTLHVFPNIETILEESAHIGHGAIIHSGHIGKNCLVGMNAVVMDKAVIGDECIIGALAFVPANFKCEARKLIVGSPAKVIRDVSDDMIHWKTQGTKLYQELAREGKEAILPCEPFSEFVQQIPTKIVDYSIWDDIK
- the pcaF gene encoding 3-oxoadipyl-CoA thiolase; translated protein: MNNVYIIDYIRTPISKLQGGLSEVRADDLAAVVLKEIVARNPEVPVDEIEDVILGCANQAGEDNRNVARMGLLLAGLPYKIGGETVNRLCASGMSAVANAFRSIAAGEGEIYIAGGVEHMTRSPYVMSKPSAAFGRDSQMFDTTFGWRFINPKMKELYGVDGMGDTAENLADMHNISREDQDKFALWSQQKATKAQESGRLAEEIVKVEIPQKKGEPKIFAQDEFIKPESSMEGLGKLRPAFRKEGTVTAGNASGMNDGAAALILASEEAVKKYGLKPKAKILGSSVAGVEPRIMGIGPVEATQKLLKRLNLSLEDMDVIELNEAFAAQSLAVTRSLGLKDDDSRVNPNGGAIAIGHPLGVSGARIIGSAALELQKQNKKYALCTLCIGVGQGYAMVIEKM
- a CDS encoding transposase, with the translated sequence MANTENFECGYVYHIYTHANGDDLIFRDDGNYNFFLDKLLKYIVPIADVYAYCLMPNHFHLLIRFKDLEQITSENEHKYLMKQFSNLLNSYAKAYNKRYNRRGALFLDFLKRKRVNDEKYLTKLFTLYSQ
- a CDS encoding alpha/beta hydrolase-fold protein, which gives rise to MIKRILIVCSILFVFKFAVSAQTEAVKPLTIGEIRTLKSKVLNEERILNIYLPQGFDKTKSYPVIYLLDGSMNEDFIHVSGLVQFFNQMYAMPETIVVGVANVDRKRDFTFHTDLKDLQKEYPTTGHSDQFISFLEKELKPFIEKKYKTTDKYLFGQSLGGLLAVEILLKKPEMFDNYFIISPSLWWDDESLLKQAPQLLSKSPDIKKFVYISVGKGEHPVMVKDAESMYEVLKNSNKKNWTVEYKMMEGDNHATILHRSLYEGLVKLFPYKEPK